Proteins encoded in a region of the Prochlorothrix hollandica PCC 9006 = CALU 1027 genome:
- a CDS encoding SpoIIE family protein phosphatase codes for MIRGKSQKLKLMVVDDEPDNLDLLYRTFRREFDVFRAEGGSKALSMLEESGEMAVIISDQRMPGMSGTEFLSRTVDRFPNTMRIVLTGYTDVADLVEAINSGQVFKYITKPWEPENLKVVVAQAAETYEAISRRTQELGRALQRESLFNEIVSAIRESLDYHGMLQTIVETIGNNLGADLGLLYAYGHDCLVSPPFLFQNLQGEASCTLPSLTVGGQWVATDNAMVQALEAMVSHICDHPKQRSCEVRSIPEGHYVGLPLTYQQELLAVLVLYRQGQQLRWQEDDLQLLENVAEQSAIAVSQARLYQWTQEQTERLQAELEVARHIQANLLRQDMPILEGLKVQACCHPARAVGGDFFEVYAHPQGDVWLAVGDVSGKGVPAALYMASTLSLLRRELTQEISPEPEAVIRNLNHSLLQDLVNNNCFVTAVLLRYRPGDGTLAYTNAGHIYPMIWNPSQVAQGLQTDPNYLTTRGIPLGILPEWKGQSGVGCLQSGEVLLLASDGITEASISPDPADPKGGVEGLMLQQGGLWDILAQYSQAPALEQLLDFIQSHSPTQDDDQTLVSLEIF; via the coding sequence ATGATCCGTGGTAAATCCCAAAAGCTGAAGTTAATGGTTGTGGACGATGAGCCAGACAACCTAGATTTGCTCTATCGAACGTTCCGCCGTGAATTTGATGTGTTCCGAGCTGAGGGTGGATCTAAGGCTCTATCGATGCTGGAGGAAAGCGGGGAAATGGCGGTGATCATTTCCGATCAGCGTATGCCCGGTATGAGTGGCACAGAATTTCTGAGCCGCACCGTCGATCGCTTTCCCAATACCATGCGCATCGTGCTCACGGGCTACACCGATGTGGCGGATTTGGTGGAAGCCATTAACTCTGGCCAGGTGTTTAAGTACATCACCAAGCCCTGGGAACCGGAGAACCTCAAGGTGGTGGTGGCCCAAGCGGCTGAGACCTACGAGGCCATCTCGCGCCGAACCCAGGAATTGGGCCGTGCCCTCCAGCGAGAATCCCTATTTAATGAAATTGTCAGCGCTATTCGGGAGTCTTTGGACTACCACGGGATGCTCCAAACCATTGTTGAAACCATTGGCAATAATCTGGGGGCTGACCTGGGTCTCCTCTATGCCTATGGCCACGATTGCCTGGTGTCGCCACCGTTTCTGTTCCAGAACCTTCAGGGGGAAGCGTCTTGTACCCTGCCCAGCTTAACGGTGGGGGGGCAATGGGTCGCAACGGATAATGCCATGGTGCAAGCCTTGGAAGCCATGGTGTCCCACATTTGCGACCACCCTAAACAACGCTCCTGCGAAGTGCGCAGCATCCCTGAGGGCCATTATGTGGGGTTACCCCTCACCTATCAGCAGGAGTTGTTGGCGGTTCTCGTGCTCTATCGCCAAGGACAACAGCTCCGGTGGCAGGAGGATGATTTGCAACTGCTGGAAAACGTGGCGGAACAGTCGGCGATCGCCGTCTCCCAGGCCCGACTGTATCAATGGACCCAGGAACAGACGGAGCGGCTCCAAGCAGAACTGGAGGTGGCGCGGCACATTCAGGCCAATTTGTTGCGGCAAGATATGCCGATTCTGGAGGGGCTGAAGGTACAAGCCTGTTGCCATCCCGCCCGCGCCGTGGGGGGGGACTTTTTTGAGGTCTATGCCCATCCCCAGGGGGATGTGTGGTTAGCGGTGGGGGATGTGTCGGGCAAGGGGGTGCCAGCGGCCCTCTATATGGCTAGTACCCTATCCCTGTTGCGCCGGGAATTAACCCAGGAAATCTCCCCAGAGCCGGAGGCGGTGATTCGCAATCTGAACCACAGTTTGCTCCAGGATTTGGTCAATAACAACTGCTTTGTGACGGCGGTATTGTTGCGGTATCGTCCGGGGGATGGCACCTTGGCCTATACCAATGCAGGGCATATTTACCCGATGATTTGGAACCCGTCCCAGGTGGCTCAGGGGCTGCAAACGGATCCCAATTACTTGACCACGCGGGGAATTCCTTTGGGGATTTTACCGGAGTGGAAAGGTCAATCGGGGGTAGGCTGTTTGCAGTCTGGTGAGGTGTTGTTATTGGCCAGCGATGGCATTACCGAGGCCAGCATTAGCCCGGACCCCGCCGATCCTAAGGGGGGCGTAGAAGGGCTGATGTTGCAACAGGGGGGATTATGGGATATTTTGGCCCAGTATTCCCAGGCACCGGCCCTAGAGCAGTTATTGGACTTTATTCAGTCCCACAGTCCCACCCAGGACGATGATCAAACCCTTGTTTCCTTGGAGATCTTCTAG
- a CDS encoding ATP-binding protein, which produces MKSELRIPSDLKFLAVVENWLLGCLETELGDRVDWPRQASRFRLVLVEAYSNVVRHAHRDQPNLSVLVRLDLCDRDIALEIWDQGSGYNIEHYLPPEPAVMREGGYGWLIMQRLMDRVEYSLQLDGHNCLKLLTSLPESGDVNEV; this is translated from the coding sequence ATGAAAAGTGAATTGCGTATCCCTAGTGACTTAAAGTTTTTGGCTGTGGTGGAAAACTGGCTCCTGGGCTGCTTGGAAACGGAGTTGGGCGATCGGGTCGATTGGCCACGGCAGGCCAGCCGGTTCCGGTTGGTGTTGGTGGAAGCCTATTCCAATGTGGTGCGCCATGCCCACCGGGATCAGCCCAATCTCTCGGTGTTGGTGCGGCTGGATCTCTGCGATCGGGATATTGCTTTAGAAATTTGGGATCAAGGCTCTGGCTATAACATTGAGCACTATTTACCGCCGGAACCTGCCGTGATGCGGGAGGGGGGATATGGCTGGCTGATTATGCAGCGCCTCATGGATCGGGTGGAATATTCCCTGCAACTGGATGGCCATAATTGCTTGAAACTGCTCACCAGTTTGCCGGAGTCAGGGGACGTGAACGAAGTCTAA
- a CDS encoding M14 family metallopeptidase — MQPNIATLPLCQMASGDRLSLQVYRFVGHHPGKKVYIQSNLHGAEIAGNGVIFDLLTMLQDLETECLRGEIWLVPVCNPLGVNQRSHHFATGRYNPYSGEDWNRIFWDYEQFCPDLKDFAQAHHQDDLDSLQTRYRHRLLDSFAQHHSHCQGSRGAALTDIYRYRLQSLCADADYLLDLHSSSNQALDHLYCGQGRSASAQSFQVAFGIVLDQYDGNALDEAFLKPWVALERELRLLGRSVQFDLESWTLELGSGMATNPQSLSRGYDGILNYLAHKGVLQAPGYPLPPSAEPFPLVRKSQLRRYYAVAGGFLRDRVAVGQAVQVGDPLYTLVTYNKYRTLPATITIESQDVGFVFDCSTNESMNQGEYVLSIAAI, encoded by the coding sequence ATGCAACCCAATATTGCCACCTTGCCCCTCTGCCAAATGGCCTCCGGCGATCGCCTCTCCCTTCAGGTTTATCGCTTTGTCGGCCACCATCCCGGCAAAAAAGTCTATATTCAATCCAATCTCCATGGGGCAGAAATTGCGGGTAATGGGGTGATTTTTGATCTGCTGACGATGTTGCAGGATCTGGAGACTGAGTGTTTACGGGGAGAAATTTGGCTCGTACCCGTGTGTAATCCCTTGGGGGTCAACCAACGATCGCACCATTTTGCTACCGGACGGTATAATCCCTACAGTGGCGAAGATTGGAACCGTATTTTTTGGGATTACGAACAATTCTGCCCAGATCTCAAGGATTTTGCCCAGGCTCACCACCAGGATGATCTGGACAGCCTCCAAACCCGCTATCGCCACCGGCTGCTGGACAGTTTTGCCCAGCACCATAGCCACTGCCAGGGGTCCAGGGGTGCAGCCCTAACGGATATTTACCGCTATCGCCTGCAATCCCTTTGTGCTGATGCCGACTATTTGTTGGATCTCCACAGTTCCAGTAATCAAGCCTTGGATCATCTTTACTGTGGCCAGGGACGATCGGCCAGCGCCCAATCCTTTCAGGTGGCCTTTGGCATTGTTTTGGATCAGTATGATGGCAATGCCCTGGATGAAGCCTTTCTCAAGCCCTGGGTTGCCCTAGAACGAGAGCTACGGCTGTTGGGCCGATCGGTGCAGTTTGATCTGGAGTCGTGGACCCTGGAACTGGGATCGGGCATGGCCACGAACCCCCAATCCCTCAGCCGGGGCTATGACGGAATTCTCAACTACTTAGCCCATAAAGGGGTGCTGCAAGCACCGGGCTATCCCCTACCCCCCAGTGCCGAACCCTTTCCCCTGGTGCGCAAAAGCCAACTGCGGCGCTACTATGCGGTGGCGGGGGGCTTCCTGCGCGATCGGGTAGCGGTGGGGCAAGCGGTACAGGTGGGGGATCCCCTCTATACCCTGGTGACCTACAACAAATACCGCACCCTCCCCGCCACCATTACCATTGAGTCCCAGGATGTGGGCTTTGTCTTTGACTGCTCCACCAATGAAAGCATGAACCAGGGGGAATATGTGTTATCGATCGCCGCCATCTAA